In Halopseudomonas nanhaiensis, a single window of DNA contains:
- the recA gene encoding recombinase RecA has product MDDNKKKALSAALSQIERQFGKGAVMRMGDHERMAIPSISTGSLGLDIALGLGGLPKGRIVEIYGPESSGKTTLTLSVIAQAQKKGATCAFVDAEHALDPEYAAKLGVNVDDLLVSQPDTGEQALEITDMLVRSNAVDVIIVDSVAALVPKAEIEGEMGDHHVGVQARLMSQALRKITGNIKNANCLVIFINQIRMKIGVMFGNPETTTGGNALKFYSSVRLDIRRTGAVKEGDEVVGSETRVKVVKNKVAPPFRQAEFQILYGTGIYHNAEIIDLGVQIGLVEKAGAWYSYKGSKIGQGKANAAKYLEENQAIAEEIEKAIREQLLPKPSKPGASVVEDSAEIDA; this is encoded by the coding sequence ATGGACGACAACAAAAAGAAGGCGCTTTCCGCGGCTTTGAGTCAGATTGAACGTCAGTTTGGCAAGGGCGCGGTGATGCGCATGGGCGACCATGAGCGGATGGCGATTCCTTCCATCTCCACCGGTTCGCTGGGGCTGGACATTGCCCTGGGCCTCGGCGGCCTGCCGAAGGGACGTATCGTCGAGATCTACGGCCCCGAGTCGTCGGGTAAAACCACATTGACCCTCTCGGTGATCGCGCAGGCGCAGAAGAAAGGCGCTACCTGCGCGTTCGTCGACGCGGAGCACGCGCTCGATCCGGAATACGCTGCCAAGCTGGGCGTAAATGTCGATGATCTGCTGGTCTCGCAGCCGGATACCGGTGAGCAGGCGCTGGAAATCACCGATATGCTGGTGCGTTCCAATGCCGTTGACGTGATCATCGTCGACTCTGTTGCTGCGCTGGTACCCAAGGCCGAGATCGAAGGCGAGATGGGCGACCACCACGTCGGCGTGCAGGCGCGCCTGATGTCTCAGGCGCTGCGCAAGATCACCGGTAACATCAAGAACGCCAACTGTCTGGTGATCTTCATCAACCAGATTCGCATGAAGATCGGCGTCATGTTCGGCAATCCGGAAACCACCACCGGCGGTAACGCGCTGAAGTTCTATTCATCGGTTCGTCTGGATATCCGTCGCACCGGCGCGGTGAAGGAAGGCGACGAGGTGGTCGGTAGCGAAACCCGGGTCAAGGTCGTCAAGAACAAGGTCGCTCCGCCTTTCCGCCAGGCCGAGTTTCAGATTCTCTACGGCACCGGCATCTATCATAACGCCGAGATCATCGACCTTGGCGTGCAGATCGGCCTGGTCGAGAAAGCGGGCGCCTGGTACAGCTACAAGGGCAGCAAGATCGGACAGGGCAAGGCCAATGCGGCCAAGTATCTGGAAGAGAACCAGGCGATCGCCGAAGAAATCGAGAAGGCGATCCGTGAACAGCTTCTGCCCAAGCCAAGCAAGCCCGGTGCGTCGGTAGTCGAAGACAGCGCCGAAATCGACGCCTGA
- a CDS encoding LOG family protein — protein sequence MSDDPGDVDYLNRHLNTGAPGIQGRVDDLIRDSHGSQDMAELYREMVLAIVRMAQAERNRWDAKIMLQTIRELEAAFARLELFKRRRKVTVFGSARTPVSHDLYVIAREMGRLLAANDFMTITGAGAGIMAAAHEGAGLDNSLGFNITLPFEQRSNDVVNGTEHDLSFKFFFLRKLFFVKEAEALILCPGGFGTLDETLELLTLIQTGKSPIVPVILLDVPGGRYWESLMAFFREQLCANGYILETDLNLMTLVDSPADAMDHILDFYSNYHSARWVDGSYVMRLNRALTESALAHLQDTYADICRTPGFIQTTPSGAEADEPELANLVRLSFVFNGRNHGRLRGLIDWINRPENQQTRDTA from the coding sequence ATGTCCGATGATCCGGGCGACGTCGATTATCTCAATCGACATTTGAATACCGGCGCGCCGGGGATTCAGGGCAGGGTCGATGATCTGATCCGTGATAGTCATGGTAGCCAGGACATGGCCGAGCTCTATCGCGAAATGGTGCTGGCCATCGTGCGTATGGCCCAGGCCGAGCGTAACCGCTGGGACGCAAAGATCATGCTGCAGACCATTCGTGAACTGGAAGCCGCCTTCGCCCGACTCGAACTGTTCAAACGGCGGCGCAAGGTCACGGTCTTCGGCTCCGCGCGAACACCGGTCAGTCACGATCTCTACGTCATCGCCAGGGAAATGGGCCGGTTACTGGCAGCGAACGATTTCATGACCATCACCGGCGCTGGTGCAGGCATCATGGCGGCTGCGCACGAAGGCGCCGGGCTGGACAACAGCCTCGGGTTCAACATCACACTTCCCTTCGAGCAGCGTTCGAATGACGTCGTCAACGGCACCGAGCACGACCTGTCTTTCAAGTTCTTCTTTCTGCGCAAGCTGTTCTTCGTCAAGGAAGCAGAAGCGTTGATCCTGTGTCCTGGCGGCTTCGGTACGCTGGATGAAACCCTCGAGCTGCTCACGCTGATCCAAACCGGCAAGAGCCCGATTGTCCCTGTCATCCTGCTGGATGTGCCCGGCGGCCGATATTGGGAAAGCCTGATGGCGTTCTTCAGGGAACAGCTCTGCGCGAACGGCTACATTCTGGAAACCGATCTGAACCTGATGACACTGGTCGATTCACCCGCAGATGCGATGGATCACATCCTGGATTTCTACAGCAACTATCACTCTGCACGTTGGGTAGATGGCAGCTACGTCATGCGACTCAATCGGGCACTGACCGAAAGCGCACTGGCCCATCTACAGGACACCTACGCGGATATCTGCCGCACGCCAGGGTTCATTCAGACGACACCGAGCGGAGCTGAAGCCGACGAGCCAGAACTGGCCAACCTGGTGCGGCTGAGTTTCGTGTTCAATGGCAGGAATCATGGCCGATTGCGCGGCCTAATCGACTGGATCAATCGTCCGGAAAACCAGCAAACCCGCGATACTGCATGA
- a CDS encoding regulatory protein RecX, giving the protein MFRRTTLETPQAIRRSAMDLLARREHSRSELSRKLRQRGAPSGLADVELDKLEEDGLLSDERFCEAYVHARSQRGYGPVRLREELRQRGVADYLIDAILGDAAYDWNELAGRTFEKRFPEGRATDMNERSKQLRFMQYRGFAGFPDD; this is encoded by the coding sequence ATGTTCCGTCGAACCACGCTCGAAACGCCGCAGGCTATCCGCCGCTCGGCCATGGATCTGCTTGCTCGTCGCGAACACAGCCGCAGCGAGCTGTCGCGCAAGCTCCGCCAGCGCGGCGCTCCATCCGGTCTGGCCGATGTCGAACTGGACAAGCTCGAAGAGGACGGCCTGCTGAGCGACGAGCGCTTCTGTGAAGCGTACGTGCACGCAAGAAGTCAACGTGGCTATGGACCTGTTCGCCTGCGTGAAGAGCTGCGCCAGCGCGGCGTGGCGGACTATCTGATTGACGCCATACTCGGCGACGCAGCCTACGACTGGAATGAGCTGGCCGGCCGGACCTTCGAGAAACGCTTCCCTGAAGGCAGGGCGACCGATATGAATGAGCGCAGCAAGCAGCTGCGCTTCATGCAGTATCGCGGGTTTGCTGGTTTTCCGGACGATTGA
- a CDS encoding MBL fold metallo-hydrolase RNA specificity domain-containing protein, with amino-acid sequence MAQLTFHGAVRQVTGSCYLIEANGARVLLECGMSQGGRKEDRAARNHFRFDPRSLHAVVVSHAHLDHSGMLPRLVAEGYAGPIYTTHDTADLLALMLKDSANLQERDAEWENRWRQRSGRPPVQPLYTLPDTLAALELRQPLPYAQPTMVAPGIELTFREAGHILGSATVEIAVHEDHGRTRRLVFSGDLGGPGSPLLRDPETINSADIVLLESTYGDRDHRNREDTLEELQGILDLAWKQGGNVLIPAFAVGRTQDLLYYLGKFYQAGTLKQRAVFLDSPMAIAATEIYDRYHHHFSDDDRALIGQTADGKLTSWLPVLKCTPTPKESMAINRITSGAIIIAGAGMCTGGRIMHHFKHNIWREECHVIMPGFQAAGTPGRRLVDGDKRLRILHQTFAVKAQIHTLGGFSAHAGQSQLIDWLSHFNTRPQVYLVHGELSRSEALAQAVETRLGWPAHIPELGESISF; translated from the coding sequence ATGGCTCAACTTACATTTCACGGCGCGGTTCGCCAGGTTACCGGCTCCTGTTATCTGATCGAGGCCAATGGGGCCAGGGTGCTGCTCGAATGCGGCATGTCCCAGGGAGGCCGGAAGGAAGATCGCGCTGCCCGGAATCACTTTCGCTTCGATCCCCGATCGCTGCATGCAGTGGTGGTCTCGCATGCTCACCTTGATCATTCGGGCATGCTCCCCCGGCTGGTCGCGGAGGGCTACGCGGGCCCCATCTATACCACGCATGATACCGCCGACCTGCTCGCACTGATGCTCAAGGACTCAGCCAACCTGCAGGAACGCGACGCCGAATGGGAGAATCGATGGCGACAGCGCTCCGGCCGGCCGCCTGTCCAGCCGCTGTATACCCTGCCCGACACCCTTGCCGCGCTTGAGCTGCGCCAACCGTTGCCATACGCGCAGCCCACCATGGTCGCCCCGGGGATCGAACTGACCTTTCGCGAAGCCGGCCATATTCTAGGTTCAGCCACCGTTGAAATCGCAGTGCACGAAGACCACGGCAGGACACGGCGGCTGGTATTTTCCGGCGACCTGGGCGGGCCTGGATCACCGCTGTTGCGGGACCCGGAAACGATCAACAGTGCCGATATCGTATTGCTGGAATCAACCTACGGCGACCGCGATCATCGCAACCGAGAGGATACGCTCGAGGAGCTACAGGGTATTCTCGATCTTGCCTGGAAGCAGGGCGGCAATGTGCTCATTCCAGCGTTCGCCGTAGGCCGTACCCAGGACCTGCTGTATTACCTGGGCAAGTTTTATCAGGCCGGCACGCTGAAACAGCGCGCAGTTTTTCTCGACAGCCCGATGGCCATCGCCGCGACTGAGATCTACGATCGGTATCATCACCATTTCAGTGACGATGATCGCGCGCTGATAGGCCAGACCGCGGACGGCAAACTGACCAGCTGGCTACCGGTGCTCAAGTGCACACCGACGCCCAAGGAGTCCATGGCCATAAACCGGATTACCAGCGGCGCCATCATTATCGCAGGGGCCGGCATGTGCACAGGGGGCCGGATCATGCATCACTTCAAGCACAACATCTGGCGCGAGGAATGCCATGTCATCATGCCGGGGTTTCAGGCCGCCGGCACTCCCGGCCGCCGTTTGGTTGATGGCGATAAGCGGCTGCGCATTCTTCACCAGACATTTGCAGTCAAGGCACAGATCCATACGCTGGGCGGGTTCTCGGCACATGCCGGACAAAGTCAGCTTATTGACTGGCTCAGCCATTTCAACACCAGACCGCAGGTGTATCTCGTCCACGGGGAGCTGTCCCGTAGCGAGGCACTCGCCCAGGCAGTGGAAACCCGCCTCGGCTGGCCTGCACACATTCCCGAGCTGGGCGAATCCATTTCGTTCTAG